In the genome of Limnobaculum zhutongyuii, one region contains:
- the ltaE gene encoding low-specificity L-threonine aldolase, producing the protein MIDLRSDTVTKPGKAMRQAMADAAVGDDVYGDDPSVNQLEHEAAALSGKEAALFLPTGTQANLVALLTHCQRGEEYIVGQKAHNYMFEAGGAAVLGSIQPQPIDAAEDGTLPLDVVASVIKPDDIHFARTRLLCLENTHNGKVLPLDYLHQAWAFTRKKKLALHVDGARIFNASVAMRVPLTTLTQYCDTLTICLSKGLGAPVGSLLCGSTEYIKQARRWRKMVGGGMRQAGILAQAALYALHHNVERLREDHDNAQWLAEQLAALGVEVVSPGAQTNMLFLRLPANEVSQLGPWMKQRGILINAGPITRLVTHLDVSREDLKRVVDLWREFKGRIATPGSGDGGARGIYG; encoded by the coding sequence ATGATAGACCTGCGAAGTGATACCGTAACCAAGCCCGGAAAAGCCATGCGACAAGCGATGGCAGATGCTGCTGTTGGTGATGATGTGTATGGTGATGACCCCAGCGTCAATCAACTGGAGCACGAAGCCGCAGCGCTATCCGGGAAAGAGGCTGCGTTATTTTTGCCAACCGGTACTCAGGCTAATCTGGTCGCCCTGCTAACCCATTGTCAACGCGGTGAGGAATATATTGTTGGCCAAAAGGCCCATAACTATATGTTTGAAGCCGGTGGTGCTGCAGTATTAGGCAGCATCCAGCCTCAACCGATTGATGCAGCAGAAGATGGCACCTTACCATTAGACGTCGTCGCCAGCGTTATTAAACCTGATGACATTCATTTTGCCCGCACCAGGCTACTGTGCCTTGAAAATACCCATAATGGTAAAGTACTGCCACTGGATTATCTCCATCAGGCATGGGCATTTACCCGCAAAAAGAAATTAGCTCTGCACGTGGATGGTGCTCGCATTTTTAACGCCTCAGTGGCCATGCGAGTTCCTTTAACCACCCTAACCCAATATTGCGATACGTTAACTATTTGCCTGTCAAAAGGCCTTGGCGCACCGGTAGGTTCACTGCTGTGCGGCAGTACCGAATATATAAAACAGGCCCGACGCTGGAGAAAAATGGTGGGTGGCGGTATGCGTCAGGCTGGAATACTGGCTCAGGCTGCCCTGTATGCCCTGCACCATAACGTAGAGAGACTGCGTGAAGACCACGACAACGCACAATGGCTGGCAGAACAGCTGGCCGCGTTAGGCGTCGAAGTAGTTTCTCCCGGTGCGCAAACCAATATGCTATTCCTGCGCCTGCCGGCTAACGAAGTCAGTCAGCTTGGCCCGTGGATGAAACAGCGCGGTATCTTAATCAATGCCGGGCCAATCACCCGTCTGGTCACCCATCTGGATGTTTCACGGGAAGACCTGAAGCGGGTGGTAGATTTATGGCGGGAATTTAAGGGAAGAATCGCTACTCCGGGCAGTGGAGATGGTGGTGCACGGGGAATTTATGGGTGA
- a CDS encoding C40 family peptidase, with protein sequence MHLRYLLLLVLLVLAGCSSNTPPPSGKLSDPIFVLAQLKEQHREWRGAPYRYGGLSRSGVDCSGFVYKTFHDRFNINLPRTTKLQAEVGSKVSRDELMPGDLVFFKTGRGENGLHVGIYDADGAFLHASTSKGVMTSSLDSPYWKNAYWQSRRL encoded by the coding sequence ATGCATTTACGATATCTATTGCTTCTGGTTTTACTGGTGCTGGCAGGTTGTTCCAGTAATACACCGCCGCCGAGCGGAAAACTTTCCGATCCTATTTTTGTATTAGCACAGCTTAAAGAACAACACCGTGAATGGCGTGGCGCGCCTTATCGTTATGGCGGCTTGTCCCGCAGCGGCGTCGATTGCTCCGGTTTTGTATATAAAACCTTCCACGATCGGTTTAATATCAATCTTCCCCGCACCACAAAACTACAGGCTGAGGTTGGCTCTAAAGTCTCCCGCGATGAGCTGATGCCGGGCGATTTGGTATTCTTTAAAACCGGTAGGGGTGAAAATGGGCTGCATGTTGGTATCTATGATGCTGATGGCGCATTTTTACATGCTTCAACCAGTAAAGGGGTGATGACGTCTTCACTGGACAGCCCATACTGGAAGAATGCCTACTGGCAATCCCGCCGTCTGTGA
- a CDS encoding helix-turn-helix transcriptional regulator, whose product MSRSERLLQLLQLLRNHRYPVSGADLASQLNISLRTLYRDIRSLQAQGAQIEGETGLGYVLREGFVLPPLMFTPEEIEALVLGARWVSERTDSELAGSARQALAKISAIVTPALRYRLDESPLLVGPTDSSLLCQQLVLDIRQAIEAEHKLVIHYGDQNGRQTERTIWPFAIGFFDQIRLLVAWCELRKEIRNFRLDRITNLQTTGNKYPRRRQTLLNEWYRQNNISRQ is encoded by the coding sequence TTGTCTCGTTCAGAACGCCTGCTTCAACTGCTGCAACTTCTGCGTAATCATCGTTATCCCGTCAGCGGTGCCGATCTGGCATCCCAACTTAATATCAGCTTACGTACTCTGTATCGTGATATTCGCAGCCTGCAGGCTCAGGGAGCGCAAATCGAAGGAGAGACGGGGCTTGGCTATGTATTACGTGAGGGTTTTGTTTTACCGCCGCTCATGTTCACTCCTGAAGAGATTGAAGCGCTGGTATTGGGCGCACGCTGGGTGTCAGAACGAACGGATAGCGAACTGGCAGGTTCCGCCAGACAGGCATTAGCTAAAATATCCGCCATCGTTACCCCGGCGTTACGCTATCGGCTGGATGAGTCGCCATTATTGGTTGGGCCAACAGATTCATCGTTACTTTGTCAGCAGTTAGTATTGGATATTCGTCAGGCGATTGAAGCAGAACATAAACTGGTCATTCACTATGGTGACCAGAATGGTCGACAAACTGAGCGTACCATTTGGCCTTTTGCCATTGGCTTTTTCGATCAAATCCGCCTGTTGGTAGCCTGGTGTGAATTAAGAAAAGAGATACGCAATTTCCGACTGGACCGCATTACTAACCTGCAAACCACAGGCAATAAGTACCCCCGACGTCGTCAAACGTTATTAAATGAGTGGTATCGCCAAAATAATATTTCCCGCCAATAA
- a CDS encoding VOC family protein produces MLDANMFVFYVDNPTVSKDFYQNLLSQPAVEASPTFAMFRFSSGVLLGLWSKHTVEPKAGEITASGELGFAVASNQMVDDYYQQWKQKGVSIQQTPQMMDFGYTFTAEDPDGHRLRVFAISK; encoded by the coding sequence ATGTTAGATGCCAATATGTTTGTCTTTTATGTGGATAATCCAACGGTTAGCAAGGATTTTTATCAGAACCTGTTGAGTCAGCCCGCAGTGGAAGCTTCGCCGACGTTTGCCATGTTCCGTTTTTCTTCAGGGGTATTGCTAGGGCTATGGTCTAAACATACGGTAGAGCCTAAGGCTGGTGAAATTACGGCCAGTGGCGAATTAGGGTTCGCCGTTGCCTCTAACCAGATGGTTGATGACTATTATCAACAGTGGAAACAAAAGGGGGTATCTATCCAGCAAACGCCTCAAATGATGGATTTTGGTTATACCTTCACCGCGGAAGATCCAGATGGCCACCGGCTGCGAGTTTTTGCCATAAGCAAATAG
- the lplA gene encoding lipoate--protein ligase LplA, whose protein sequence is MSSLRLLISDSYDPWFNLAVEECIFRQMPATQRVLFLWRNADTVVIGRAQNPWKECNTRRMEEDNVKLARRSSGGGAVFHDLGNTCFTFMAGKPEYDKTISTAIVVNALNSLGIEATASGRNDLVVNTAEGERKVSGSAYRETMDRGFHHGTLLLDADLTRLANYLNPDIKKLQAKGITSVRGRVTNLKQLLPTITHQQICDAVTKSFFEHYGEQVIAEHISPDALPDLPNFVDTFARQSSWEWNFGQAPAFTHLLDQRFVWGGVELHFDVEKGHITRTQIFTDSLTPAPLETLAENLQGSIYHSDALKQQCLDLIKQFPEQEKELTELGNWIAEIVR, encoded by the coding sequence ATGTCTTCTTTGCGTCTGCTTATCTCTGATTCCTACGATCCCTGGTTTAATCTGGCAGTAGAAGAGTGTATTTTTCGCCAAATGCCTGCCACACAGCGAGTACTGTTTTTATGGCGTAATGCGGATACGGTGGTTATCGGACGAGCGCAAAATCCGTGGAAAGAGTGCAACACTCGCCGTATGGAAGAAGATAACGTTAAGCTGGCGCGTCGCAGCAGCGGTGGCGGCGCGGTATTTCACGATTTAGGTAATACCTGCTTTACCTTTATGGCGGGAAAACCTGAATATGACAAAACCATTTCTACCGCTATTGTGGTCAACGCCTTAAATTCCCTCGGTATTGAAGCTACGGCCTCCGGACGTAACGATCTGGTAGTGAATACCGCAGAAGGTGAACGCAAAGTCTCCGGATCGGCCTATCGGGAAACCATGGACCGGGGATTCCACCATGGCACCTTACTGCTGGATGCGGATTTAACCCGACTGGCAAACTACCTTAACCCGGATATTAAGAAGCTACAGGCTAAAGGCATCACCTCCGTCAGAGGCCGGGTAACTAACCTGAAACAGCTTTTGCCAACCATTACTCATCAGCAAATCTGTGACGCTGTCACTAAATCATTCTTTGAACATTATGGTGAGCAGGTGATTGCTGAGCATATCTCTCCGGATGCATTACCGGATTTACCAAACTTTGTAGATACTTTTGCCCGTCAGAGCAGTTGGGAATGGAATTTTGGTCAGGCTCCGGCGTTCACCCACTTACTGGATCAGCGCTTTGTATGGGGTGGTGTAGAACTGCATTTTGACGTAGAAAAAGGCCACATCACCCGCACTCAAATATTCACCGACAGCCTGACTCCGGCACCACTGGAAACACTGGCAGAAAACCTACAGGGCTCCATCTACCACAGCGACGCACTAAAACAACAATGCCTCGACCTGATAAAACAGTTCCCCGAACAGGAAAAAGAACTCACCGAACTGGGCAACTGGATCGCGGAGATTGTCAGATAA
- a CDS encoding 3-deoxy-7-phosphoheptulonate synthase codes for MNKTDELRTSLIDSLVTPERLAQLFPITEEISTNITRSRQRIEKIIHGEDRRLLVIVGPCSIHDVDAAIDYAERLNVLRDRYQDRLEIVMRTYFEKPRTVVGWKGMISDPNLDCSYQVNQGLQQARELLLKINRLGMPTATEFLDMVIGQYIADLISWGAIGARTTESQIHREMASALSCPVGFKNGTDGSTKIAIDAIRAARSSHMFLSPDKSGQMSIYRTSGNPYAHIILRGGKTPNYHAADIAGACDNLRQFDLPEHLVVDFSHGNCEKLHRRQLDVCENICEQIKAGSMAVAGVMAESFLIEGTQKLQAGQALTYGQSITDPCLSWGDTEKMLESLAAAVESRFS; via the coding sequence ATGAATAAAACTGATGAGCTCCGCACCTCGCTGATCGACAGCCTGGTGACCCCTGAGCGACTGGCACAGCTGTTTCCAATTACTGAAGAAATCAGCACTAATATTACCCGGTCGCGTCAGCGTATCGAAAAGATTATCCACGGTGAAGACCGTCGATTACTGGTTATTGTTGGTCCCTGCTCCATCCACGATGTTGATGCCGCAATCGATTATGCCGAACGATTAAACGTTTTGCGCGATCGCTATCAGGATCGCTTAGAAATTGTGATGCGCACTTACTTTGAAAAGCCGCGTACCGTGGTGGGCTGGAAAGGTATGATTTCCGATCCTAATCTAGATTGTTCTTATCAGGTTAATCAGGGGTTACAACAGGCGCGTGAACTTTTACTAAAAATCAATCGGTTGGGTATGCCTACCGCCACTGAGTTTTTAGATATGGTGATCGGGCAATATATTGCCGATCTGATTAGCTGGGGCGCTATTGGTGCCCGTACGACCGAAAGCCAAATCCATCGCGAGATGGCATCGGCACTCTCTTGCCCGGTTGGGTTTAAAAATGGTACCGATGGCAGCACTAAAATCGCTATTGATGCAATTCGTGCCGCACGTTCCAGCCATATGTTCCTGTCGCCGGATAAATCAGGCCAGATGAGTATATATCGCACCAGCGGCAACCCTTACGCCCATATTATTCTGCGTGGCGGTAAGACACCAAACTACCATGCTGCTGATATCGCAGGCGCCTGTGACAATTTACGTCAGTTCGACCTGCCAGAGCATTTGGTAGTGGACTTTAGTCACGGTAACTGTGAGAAGTTGCATCGCCGTCAGTTAGACGTGTGCGAGAATATTTGTGAGCAGATAAAAGCGGGTTCTATGGCGGTTGCCGGTGTGATGGCTGAGAGTTTTTTAATTGAAGGGACTCAGAAGCTGCAAGCTGGACAAGCGCTTACTTATGGGCAGTCGATTACCGATCCTTGTTTGAGTTGGGGAGATACGGAGAAGATGCTGGAGAGTCTGGCGGCAGCGGTGGAATCGCGGTTTAGTTAA
- the ppsR gene encoding posphoenolpyruvate synthetase regulatory kinase/phosphorylase PpsR: MERTVFYISDGTAITAEVLGHAVLSQFPISLNQYTIPFVENEAKAHEVRQQIDDLYQKTQQKPLVFYSIVSPEIRAVIEASQGYCQNIVHTLVAPLQQELGIAPLPSAHRTHGLTASNLVKYDARIAAIDYTLAHDDGISLRNLEEAQVILLGVSRCGKTPTSLYLAMQFGIRAANYPFTADDMDNIQLPAALKPFQHKLFGLSIDPERLSAIRQERRENSRYASLRQCRMEIAEVEALYRKNNIRFLNSTNYSVEEISTKLLDILGMSRRMY; encoded by the coding sequence ATGGAGCGTACGGTTTTCTATATTTCTGACGGCACGGCAATTACCGCCGAGGTATTAGGGCATGCGGTGCTATCTCAGTTTCCCATTAGTTTGAATCAATACACTATCCCTTTTGTGGAGAATGAAGCGAAAGCCCATGAGGTTCGCCAGCAAATTGATGACCTGTATCAGAAAACCCAACAGAAGCCACTGGTGTTTTACTCGATAGTTTCACCGGAAATTCGGGCAGTTATTGAGGCGAGTCAGGGCTACTGTCAGAATATTGTCCATACGCTGGTTGCCCCTTTACAGCAAGAGCTAGGCATTGCGCCTCTGCCCTCCGCACACCGTACCCACGGATTAACCGCCAGCAATCTGGTGAAGTATGACGCCCGTATCGCTGCTATTGATTACACGTTGGCGCACGATGATGGTATTTCACTGCGAAATCTGGAAGAGGCTCAGGTGATCTTGTTGGGGGTTTCCCGCTGCGGTAAAACCCCTACCAGCCTCTATTTAGCCATGCAGTTTGGTATTCGGGCGGCTAACTACCCATTTACCGCCGACGATATGGATAATATTCAGCTTCCTGCCGCGCTTAAACCATTTCAGCATAAGCTGTTTGGCCTCTCTATTGATCCGGAACGGCTATCTGCCATTCGTCAGGAGCGTCGGGAAAACAGTCGTTATGCCTCATTACGTCAGTGCCGCATGGAGATTGCCGAAGTTGAAGCACTATACCGTAAAAACAATATCCGCTTTCTTAACAGCACCAACTATTCCGTAGAAGAGATCTCGACCAAGCTGTTGGATATTTTAGGCATGAGCCGCAGAATGTATTAA